The segment ATTTCAGAAGATATTAACTCTTTTACTGTTACCAGTTTGCAGTTTTTGCTGGTTGTATTAGGTGCCATCATTACGCTCTTTTCATTTACGGGTGTGTTGATCTCCATTTCGCTGCCCCTGACGGCAACCTTACTGGTGTATGCCATCGGTGGCACAATTATCACTACCTTCATTGGTAAGCGATTGATTGCAATCAACTTTAATCAACTACGACGCGAAGCTGACTTTCGCTATGGATTGGTGCATGTGCGGGATAATGCCGAGGCGATCGCCTTCTACCAGGGTGAAGATCGAGAATCGTTGTCTGTTAAAGACCGCTTTATGCAAGCCATTCGCAACTACGATTTGTTGATTGGTTGGCAACGAAATCTAGACTTTTTTACCACCGGATATGGATATTTGGTGGCAGCCTTACCCTATCTGGTCGTTGCACCCATTTATTTGTCGGGACAGACTGACTTTGGCACGATTACTCAAGCCGCGATCGCCTTTCGCCAAATTTTTGGGGCACTGTCCATCATCGTGACACAGTTTGAAAAATTAACGGCGTTTGCAGCGGGGATCAAGCGTCTGGGGGCATTTCGCGAAGCCCTTGATCAAACGGATATGCCCGCTCAACACTCCACAATCGATACTGTCAACGCGGATGTGCTGTCACTGCATCATGTGACACTGCAAACGCCTAACCGGATGTCTACTTTGGTTAGCGATCTCTCGGTTGAACTTCAACCTGGAGATGGTCTGCTCATTGTAGGTCATAGTGGTTGCGGCAAAAGCTCTGTTCTCAGGGCGATCGCCGGGTTGTGGAACTGTGGCACGGGCAAGATCACACGTCCCAATCTAGAAGAAATGCTGTTTTTACCGCAGCGACCTTATATGGTGTTGGGCACATTGCGAGAACAGCTTTTGTATCCCAACGTCCATCAGAGTGTGGATGAAAATCAACTGCGTCAGGTCTTACAACAGGTCAATCTGGCAGATCTACCAGAGCGGGTAGGCGGTTTTGAAGCAGAACTTGATTGGGCAAACGTTTTGTCTTTAGGGGAACAGCAACGGTTGGCGATCGCTCGACTCTTGATGACAAAACCCCGCTACGCCATCTTAGATGAGGCAACCAGTGCGCTCGACTGGAAGAATGAAGCTTTGATCTACAAAATCATTCAAGCCTCTCAAACCACCTATATCAGTGTTGGACAT is part of the Oscillatoria sp. FACHB-1407 genome and harbors:
- a CDS encoding ABC transporter ATP-binding protein/permease, with protein sequence MNASPDSSNEANSRIDGRLFRQFWQIAKPYWFSEQRWKARGLLALLLIMSVVVNGLNVGISFVFRFVDTSLAEKQADTFWRYIFIYIGILILGTPIVVLYGFLRDKLGRFWREWLTKDFLDRYFRNRAYYEINQNTDLDNPDQRISEDINSFTVTSLQFLLVVLGAIITLFSFTGVLISISLPLTATLLVYAIGGTIITTFIGKRLIAINFNQLRREADFRYGLVHVRDNAEAIAFYQGEDRESLSVKDRFMQAIRNYDLLIGWQRNLDFFTTGYGYLVAALPYLVVAPIYLSGQTDFGTITQAAIAFRQIFGALSIIVTQFEKLTAFAAGIKRLGAFREALDQTDMPAQHSTIDTVNADVLSLHHVTLQTPNRMSTLVSDLSVELQPGDGLLIVGHSGCGKSSVLRAIAGLWNCGTGKITRPNLEEMLFLPQRPYMVLGTLREQLLYPNVHQSVDENQLRQVLQQVNLADLPERVGGFEAELDWANVLSLGEQQRLAIARLLMTKPRYAILDEATSALDWKNEALIYKIIQASQTTYISVGHRSSLLKYHRHVLKLEHDSRWKVLPAQEYALETEVLA